One region of Brassica napus cultivar Da-Ae chromosome A10, Da-Ae, whole genome shotgun sequence genomic DNA includes:
- the LOC106370418 gene encoding NAC domain-containing protein 90, which produces MAKELTVGFRFYPTEDELIAFYLRNQLEGRSGDTIHRVIPVLDVFEVEPSHLPNIAGDRCRGDAEQWFFFVPRQEREARGGRPSRTTGSGYWKATGSPGPVFSKDNRMIGVKKTMVFYTGKAPTGRKTKWKMNEYKAVDETFNVSTVHKLRHEFSLCRVYITSGSSRAFDRRPMGFFQAERMLTRDVAVGERSVRVESSPEASMSEGGHGYLSVNGEMVDGLTKPIWEWEQLSWP; this is translated from the exons ATGGCGAAGGAGCTTACAGTTGGGTTTCGCTTCTATCCCACGGAAGACGAACTGATTGCGTTCTACCTAAGAAACCAGCTCGAAGGAAGGAGTGGTGACACAATACACCGTGTCATCCCAGTTCTAGATGTCTTTGAGGTCGAGCCAAGTCATCTTCCAA ATATTGCGGGAGATAGATGTCGAGGAGATGCTGAGCAATGGTTCTTCTTCGTGCCAAGACAAGAACGCGAAGCAAGAGGAGGCAGACCGAGCAGAACCACTGGTTCAGGGTACTGGAAAGCAACTGGGTCACCTGGTCCAGTCTTTTCGAAAGATAACCGAATGATTGGAGTCAAGAAAACTATGGTTTTCTACACTGGAAAAGCACCAAcaggaagaaaaacaaaatggaAGATGAATGAATACAAAGCCGTTGATGAAACGTTCAACGTTTCCACAGTCCATAAG TTGAGACATGAATTCAGCTTATGTCGGGTCTACATAACATCAGGAAGCTCAAGAGCTTTTGATAGACGCCCAATGGGATTTTTTCAGGCAGAGAGAATGCTTACACGTGATGTTGCAGTTGGTGAGAGATCAGTTCGCGTGGAAAGCTCACCAGAAGCTTCGATGTCAGAAGGAGGACATGGTTATCTCTCTGTGAATGGTGAGATGGTTGATGGTTTAACTAAACCAATTTGGGAATGGGAACAGCTGAGTTGGCCTTGA
- the LOC106370417 gene encoding protein FAF-like, chloroplastic has protein sequence MPISCPLYLSYNLKKKHIHTKKREQTLLLFLPPPMAAYRSFHQIFENPIQNKTPKSFLDTLSSSSPWNPIPIKGYHVTDHDETPPFTEIFGELHFKESSSTENSSLQLCTEGLGSESYYDLEDGKVNCDGNGEDEIEVKGKEENGSNDEECGPQEKERKEYPPAMTRMSFKTYREEGRLVLEEVRIPRREFLRASREDGRLKLKLVQSDEDEDEKKDKPV, from the coding sequence ATGCCCATCTCGTGTCCTCTCTACCTCTCTtacaacctaaaaaaaaaacacatacacACGAAGAAGAGAGAGCAAActctccttctctttcttcctccaCCAATGGCAGCCTATAGAAGCTTTCATCAAATATTCGAGAACCCAATACAAAACAAGACTCCAAAGTCTTTTCTTGATACACTCTCCTCTTCTTCGCCTTGGAACCCAATCCCCATCAAAGGGTACCACGTCACTGACCACGACGAAACGCCACCGTTTACAGAGATATTCGGTGAGCTCCACTTCAAGGAATCATCCTCAACCGAGAACAGCAGTCTGCAGCTGTGTACCGAAGGTCTAGGGTCAGAGAGTTATTACGACTTGGAAGATGGAAAAGTCAACTGTGACGGTAACGGAGAAGATGAGATTGAAGTAAAGGGTAAAGAAGAAAACGGAAGCAACGATGAGGAGTGTGGACCACAGGAAAAGGAACGGAAAGAGTATCCGCCGGCGATGACGAGGATGAGCTTCAAGACGTATAGAGAAGAAGGGAGGCTTGTGTTGGAAGAAGTTAGGATTCCGAGGAGAGAATTTCTTCGAGCCAGCCGTGAAGACGGTAGACTCAAATTGAAGCTGGTTCAATCcgatgaggatgaagatgaGAAGAAAGATAAACCGGTCTGA